In Helianthus annuus cultivar XRQ/B chromosome 9, HanXRQr2.0-SUNRISE, whole genome shotgun sequence, the following are encoded in one genomic region:
- the LOC110878016 gene encoding classical arabinogalactan protein 9, translating into MHRKAAILTAVLCIVLSSVTAQSPSSSPTTTPTTSTPPPTASPPQVASPPATTPPPVSAPPPVATPPPVASPPPPVASPPPATPPPVASPPPATPPPVASPPPATPPPAVPPPASPPAPVPVSSPTPSVTPAAAPSPLTLSPPAPPTGSPSPSLSTDLSPAPSATDVSGAAKMGSMAGSIVFGLVIVYSLL; encoded by the exons ATGCATCGCAAAGCCGCCATCCTCACCGCAGTCCTCTGCATTGTCCTCTCCTCCGTCACCGCTCAGTCCCCCTCTTCCTCCCcgaccaccacccccaccacctcCACTCCACCACCCACCGCTTCCCCTCCACAAGTCGCATCTCCACCTGCCACCACTCCTCCTCCAGTCTCCGCACCACCACCAGTCGCCACCCCTCCTCCGGTCGCCTCACCACCACCTCCCGTTGCATCACCACCACCAGCCACTCCACCTCCCGTTGCATCACCTCCACCAGCCACTCCACCTCCCGTTGCATCACCTCCACCAGCCACTCCGCCTCCGGCCGTCCCACCACCTGCTTCTCCACCTGCTCCGGTGCCGGTGTCATCTCCAACTCCCAGTGTGACTCCAGCAGCTGCACCATCTCCTTTAACTTTGAGCCCACCGGCACCTCCCACCGGATCTCCTTCTCCCTCCCTCTCTACCGATCTGTCTCCGGCACCCTCCGCTACTGACGTT AGCGGTGCAGCGAAGATGGGATCTATGGCTGGAAGCATCGTATTTGGATTGGTGATTGTTTACTCGCTACTCTAA